The proteins below are encoded in one region of Streptomyces roseirectus:
- the lanKC gene encoding class III lanthionine synthetase LanKC, producing MDLRYPAYCVANPRFYETPERVSLDGGWVDYGSHIGEPSGWRRSVEEQWTRIQPPVGTPKLPVQGWKIHVSSTLENAIETLKAVAEYCFKRTLHFKFLPHSLVMQARSAKYAPREASGKFITIYTRSPAELRRTLEDLDRKIGGWPGPYILSDLRWNEGPLYIRYGAFMLRFAHVDDGTQVAAIERPDGVLVADHREPRFVLPEWVEVPDFLAEAVRPRISGEQPSEFPYDVLGVLHFSNGGGVYRARRLRDGMEVVLKEGRPYAGLDRTGEDATARLRREYAVLSDLQGLPGIPQVFDCHTLGGHEFLAMEHVYGQSLQSWVAQNYLFLSGIGDGNETQGYRDSVDVIMDQLEQAVRSIHGRGYVFNDLHPGNVMIDEDLNISLIDFEAMRRESDAGPRPLGVPGFAAPDSLRGFEADRYSLNAIRLCLYFPLISLLALCPAKAVTFIDTARDRLELDEDVVTELRRSLAAPGPAQSGLRPADPELAFTTAAGPWYVQERALQASIRRTATPDRQDRLFPGDINQFFHGGGGIAFGAAGVIDALHTAGVTELAPYVDWLEHDILTSRVPRLGLYDGAAGICWVLHRMGRADTAFAIYDKVAEESAGLFGTKLFDGLSGIGLTSLDFYRRSAEPRFLDHAVRTAAVVEGSVDSGRFAVGAGSLSADSLLRDRNGNAVENFWGGLLYGWSGLALFMIRVYEVTGEERWRRAAVTALHRDLDECESMPDGTLQVKNGARVLPYLATGSAGVAMVSDLILRHVSDERIEGALPELSLACATEFSIGAGLLNGRTGLIGALRQVKHRLDWPDADKRVDEGVASLNLHALSDEFGLIFPGDQNLRASTDLGTGSAGVLQLINVLAGRTGELLPFLGPEPWTPPHQDPSATAAGAGITTSEHR from the coding sequence ATGGATCTCCGCTATCCGGCTTACTGTGTGGCCAATCCAAGATTTTACGAGACTCCGGAAAGAGTATCTCTGGATGGGGGTTGGGTGGACTATGGAAGCCATATTGGAGAGCCCTCCGGTTGGCGTCGCTCGGTCGAAGAGCAGTGGACTCGGATTCAGCCTCCGGTTGGAACGCCGAAACTTCCCGTGCAAGGCTGGAAAATACATGTTTCCAGCACTCTGGAAAATGCCATAGAAACCCTGAAGGCAGTGGCCGAGTACTGCTTCAAGCGCACGCTCCACTTCAAGTTTCTTCCGCACTCCCTGGTCATGCAGGCGAGGAGTGCGAAGTATGCACCCCGAGAGGCCAGCGGAAAGTTCATCACCATCTACACCAGAAGCCCTGCGGAACTGCGCAGAACGCTGGAAGACCTCGACCGGAAGATCGGCGGCTGGCCGGGGCCGTACATTCTCAGCGACCTGCGATGGAACGAGGGGCCGCTGTACATCCGGTACGGAGCCTTCATGCTCCGGTTCGCCCATGTGGACGACGGTACCCAAGTCGCTGCGATCGAACGGCCCGACGGGGTGCTGGTGGCCGATCACCGCGAGCCGCGCTTCGTGCTCCCCGAATGGGTTGAGGTTCCCGACTTCCTCGCGGAAGCGGTTCGCCCGCGAATATCCGGTGAGCAGCCCTCAGAATTTCCGTACGATGTACTCGGAGTTCTTCATTTCTCCAACGGTGGCGGCGTGTACCGAGCCCGTCGGCTCCGGGACGGAATGGAAGTCGTCCTCAAGGAGGGCAGGCCCTATGCGGGGCTTGACCGCACTGGCGAGGACGCGACTGCGCGGCTGCGGAGAGAGTATGCGGTCCTGTCCGATCTGCAGGGACTTCCCGGAATCCCGCAGGTCTTCGATTGTCACACGCTGGGCGGGCATGAGTTTTTGGCCATGGAACACGTCTACGGACAGTCCTTGCAGAGCTGGGTCGCACAGAACTACCTCTTTCTTTCGGGAATCGGTGACGGGAACGAGACTCAGGGATACCGGGATTCGGTGGACGTCATCATGGATCAGTTGGAGCAGGCGGTACGGAGCATTCACGGGAGGGGGTATGTGTTCAACGACCTGCACCCGGGTAACGTCATGATTGACGAGGATCTGAACATCTCGTTGATCGATTTCGAAGCCATGCGGCGGGAAAGCGATGCCGGGCCGCGACCACTCGGTGTTCCGGGATTCGCCGCCCCCGACTCCTTACGTGGATTTGAGGCCGATCGCTACTCGCTCAACGCCATTCGCCTGTGCCTGTACTTTCCGCTGATCTCGCTCCTCGCGCTCTGCCCGGCCAAGGCGGTTACGTTCATCGACACGGCCCGGGACCGTCTGGAGCTGGACGAGGATGTGGTGACGGAGCTGCGCCGTTCCTTGGCGGCTCCCGGCCCGGCCCAGTCAGGCTTGCGCCCCGCCGATCCGGAGCTGGCCTTCACCACGGCGGCCGGCCCCTGGTACGTCCAGGAGAGGGCGCTCCAGGCGTCGATCCGCCGTACGGCCACACCGGACCGGCAGGACCGGCTCTTCCCGGGAGACATCAATCAGTTCTTCCACGGCGGCGGAGGGATCGCCTTCGGTGCCGCCGGAGTGATCGACGCTCTGCACACTGCGGGAGTCACGGAACTTGCCCCCTACGTCGACTGGCTGGAGCACGACATTCTCACCAGCCGTGTTCCCCGGCTGGGGCTATACGACGGAGCGGCCGGAATCTGCTGGGTCCTGCACCGGATGGGCCGCGCGGACACCGCGTTCGCGATCTACGACAAGGTCGCGGAGGAAAGCGCGGGGCTGTTCGGGACGAAGTTGTTCGACGGCCTGTCCGGAATCGGGCTGACGAGCCTGGACTTCTACCGTCGTTCGGCGGAGCCACGCTTCCTCGACCACGCCGTCCGTACCGCGGCCGTCGTCGAGGGGTCCGTCGACTCCGGCAGGTTCGCCGTGGGTGCGGGCTCCCTCTCCGCCGACTCGCTGCTCAGGGACCGTAACGGAAACGCCGTCGAGAATTTCTGGGGCGGACTGCTGTACGGCTGGTCGGGACTGGCTCTCTTCATGATCCGGGTGTACGAGGTGACCGGTGAAGAACGCTGGCGGCGAGCGGCCGTCACCGCCCTGCACCGGGACCTGGACGAATGCGAGTCCATGCCGGACGGCACCCTCCAGGTCAAGAACGGTGCCCGGGTGCTGCCCTACCTCGCTACGGGCAGCGCGGGCGTGGCGATGGTGAGCGATCTGATCCTCCGTCATGTGAGCGACGAGCGTATCGAGGGTGCCCTGCCGGAGCTGAGCCTCGCCTGTGCCACCGAGTTCAGCATCGGAGCGGGACTGCTCAACGGGAGAACCGGGCTGATCGGCGCGCTGCGCCAGGTGAAGCACCGCCTCGACTGGCCGGATGCGGACAAGCGCGTCGACGAGGGCGTGGCATCCCTCAACCTCCACGCGCTGTCCGACGAGTTCGGCCTCATCTTCCCAGGTGACCAGAATCTCCGCGCCTCCACAGATTTGGGTACGGGATCAGCCGGCGTGCTCCAGCTGATCAACGTACTCGCGGGGAGGACCGGCGAACTGCTGCCGTTCCTCGGCCCCGAGCCGTGGACGCCTCCCCACCAAGACCCCTCGGCCACCGCGGCCGGTGCCGGAATCACCACGTCCGAGCACCGCTGA
- a CDS encoding helix-turn-helix domain-containing protein yields MYSHLLYATDAGEGVKVMQAERLRIVERFDRWDDEINIGPLRLFRLAQPPTAALGTPCHGGAADPDQYHLVLPLQGAVKLGNSTRSRVFTPGDMFLVDTPCPPVFDAGVPRTHQPPDVVPSPLVALRLQIPKELVPLPTDLMDSLMATPLRQHNVFGLTLSRLLVDLLCHPVSFSAAQGHRLSGVLLELLAGMLGSQTSEDAMSEGTYDDLFIRVQDFIQQHLGDPELTPAQVAAEHHISRRHLQRLFQQRGITVAASIRQQRLERACCDLIAPHLATYPISAIAARWGFRHAADFSRAFRKAYGVAPSDFRLARTGRRCAP; encoded by the coding sequence ATGTACAGTCATCTGCTCTACGCCACCGATGCGGGGGAAGGTGTAAAAGTCATGCAAGCCGAGCGATTGCGTATCGTCGAACGGTTCGACCGGTGGGACGACGAGATCAACATCGGTCCCCTCAGGCTCTTCCGATTAGCCCAGCCGCCGACGGCAGCGCTGGGTACGCCGTGCCACGGGGGCGCGGCCGACCCGGACCAGTACCATCTCGTGCTCCCCCTGCAAGGTGCAGTGAAATTGGGGAACTCCACCCGTTCCAGGGTCTTCACACCCGGCGACATGTTCCTGGTCGACACCCCCTGTCCGCCCGTGTTCGACGCCGGCGTCCCTCGCACCCACCAGCCTCCCGATGTGGTGCCCTCGCCCCTGGTGGCCCTGAGGCTCCAGATCCCCAAGGAACTCGTCCCGCTGCCGACCGACCTGATGGACTCGCTGATGGCCACGCCCCTGCGGCAGCACAACGTGTTCGGCCTGACCCTGTCGCGCCTACTGGTCGACCTCTTGTGCCACCCCGTCAGCTTCTCCGCCGCGCAGGGGCACCGGCTCTCCGGAGTTCTGCTGGAACTCCTCGCCGGGATGCTCGGTTCACAGACGAGCGAGGACGCCATGTCGGAGGGGACCTACGACGACCTGTTCATCCGTGTCCAGGATTTCATCCAGCAGCATCTGGGAGACCCCGAGTTGACTCCCGCGCAGGTCGCCGCCGAACACCACATCTCGCGCCGTCACCTGCAACGTCTCTTCCAGCAGCGCGGCATCACGGTGGCCGCCTCGATACGACAGCAGCGACTGGAACGCGCGTGCTGCGACCTCATCGCTCCACACCTGGCCACGTACCCCATCAGTGCCATCGCTGCCCGGTGGGGTTTTCGCCACGCGGCTGACTTCAGCCGCGCCTTTCGCAAGGCGTACGGGGTCGCACCGTCGGACTTCCGGCTCGCGCGTACGGGGAGGCGCTGCGCCCCGTGA
- a CDS encoding DUF6299 family protein: MTFRSALGTAAGAALLLLSTPTAQATADPYEPMPTHSVTVDPMARITTDGTVTLSGTYRCLATTGPAFISSSVDQDPEGKLRHGIGGTTAICDGAEHTWHNTGRPSPSTLTPGKARAEATLMELTPAPSLPLPHFHARDTREVTLTHP, encoded by the coding sequence ATGACCTTCCGCTCCGCCCTCGGCACAGCCGCCGGCGCCGCACTGCTCCTGCTGTCCACCCCCACCGCCCAGGCCACCGCCGACCCGTACGAACCCATGCCCACCCACTCCGTGACAGTCGACCCCATGGCCCGCATCACCACCGACGGTACGGTCACCCTCTCCGGCACCTACCGCTGCCTCGCCACCACAGGCCCCGCCTTCATCAGCTCCTCCGTGGACCAGGACCCGGAAGGAAAGCTCCGCCACGGCATCGGCGGCACCACCGCGATCTGCGACGGCGCCGAACACACCTGGCACAACACCGGCAGACCCTCCCCCTCCACCCTCACCCCCGGCAAGGCCAGAGCCGAGGCGACCCTCATGGAACTCACCCCCGCCCCCAGCCTCCCCCTGCCCCACTTCCACGCCCGAGACACCCGCGAGGTGACCCTCACCCACCCCTGA
- a CDS encoding DUF5999 family protein, with product MCSHDVPETPVHAHVVAAHPEQGWNLLCDGTIVFDDCGELLPDGRVVAPVGRLVAA from the coding sequence ATGTGTTCCCACGACGTCCCCGAGACCCCGGTCCACGCCCACGTCGTCGCCGCCCACCCCGAGCAGGGGTGGAACCTCCTGTGCGACGGGACGATCGTCTTCGACGACTGCGGGGAACTGCTGCCGGACGGGCGCGTGGTCGCTCCGGTGGGGCGGCTGGTGGCGGCCTGA
- a CDS encoding RidA family protein: MSVDRVNPAGLAPPTGFSHAVVATGTRVVFLAGQTALDADGKVVGQTLTEQFSTALGNLLTALAAAGGRPADLARVTVYVTDVAAYRAAAPELGRVWRELAGRDYPAMAVVGIVRLWDEAALVELDGVAVLE, from the coding sequence GTGAGCGTCGACCGCGTGAACCCCGCCGGGCTCGCCCCGCCCACCGGCTTCTCCCACGCCGTCGTCGCCACCGGCACCCGCGTCGTGTTCCTCGCCGGACAGACCGCGCTCGACGCGGACGGGAAGGTCGTGGGGCAGACGCTGACCGAGCAGTTCTCGACGGCGCTCGGCAACCTGCTGACGGCCCTCGCGGCGGCCGGCGGCCGCCCGGCCGACCTCGCGCGGGTCACCGTCTACGTCACGGACGTCGCCGCGTACCGCGCCGCCGCGCCCGAACTCGGGCGGGTGTGGCGGGAGTTGGCGGGCCGTGACTATCCGGCGATGGCCGTCGTCGGGATCGTCCGCCTGTGGGACGAGGCGGCGCTGGTGGAGCTGGACGGGGTCGCGGTGCTGGAGTAG
- a CDS encoding acyl-CoA dehydrogenase family protein: protein MARSEVRTLAAERLRPLADKGEPGTVNRPLVAELGQLGLLERLFTTGARDLCELREALAYACTEAETALALQGLGAYPVHAYGSPAQRERWLPGVRAGHTVAAFALSEPGAGSDAAALALRAHPEQGAGGWRLTGEKCWISNAPHADFYTVFARTGGVGARGVTAFLVPADRPGLTGEPLDMLSPHPIGTLTFDSVPVGPDDVLGDAGRGFRVAMETLDRFRPSVGAFAVGMAQAALDATLDWTARRDAFGGKLRDLQAVAHQVAEMSVRVEAARLLVHAAADAYDAGAADVPRRVAMAKLFATEAAQHVVDTAVQLHGARALRRGHLLEHLYREVRAPRIYEGASEVQRGIIARELYREREASRGSAG, encoded by the coding sequence ATGGCGCGTTCCGAGGTGCGAACCCTGGCCGCCGAGCGGCTGCGTCCACTGGCCGACAAGGGCGAACCCGGCACGGTCAACCGTCCACTCGTCGCCGAACTCGGTCAACTGGGCCTCCTGGAACGCCTGTTCACCACCGGCGCACGAGACCTCTGCGAGCTGCGCGAAGCACTCGCGTACGCCTGCACCGAGGCCGAGACCGCCCTCGCGCTCCAAGGACTCGGCGCGTATCCCGTGCACGCGTACGGGAGTCCGGCGCAGCGCGAGCGCTGGCTGCCCGGCGTCCGGGCCGGGCACACGGTCGCCGCGTTCGCGCTGAGCGAGCCCGGCGCGGGGTCCGACGCGGCGGCCCTCGCGCTGCGGGCCCACCCCGAACAGGGCGCCGGGGGCTGGCGGTTGACCGGCGAGAAGTGCTGGATCTCCAACGCGCCCCACGCCGACTTCTACACCGTCTTCGCGCGCACCGGCGGCGTCGGCGCCCGAGGCGTCACCGCGTTCCTCGTCCCCGCCGACCGCCCCGGACTCACCGGCGAACCCCTCGACATGCTCTCCCCGCACCCCATCGGCACGCTCACCTTCGACTCCGTCCCCGTCGGCCCCGACGACGTCCTCGGCGACGCCGGCCGGGGCTTCCGCGTCGCGATGGAAACCCTCGACCGCTTCCGGCCCAGCGTCGGCGCCTTCGCCGTCGGCATGGCCCAGGCCGCCCTCGACGCCACCCTCGACTGGACGGCGCGGCGCGACGCGTTCGGCGGCAAGCTGCGCGACCTCCAGGCCGTCGCCCACCAGGTCGCCGAGATGTCCGTCCGCGTCGAGGCGGCCCGCCTCCTCGTCCACGCGGCGGCCGACGCCTACGACGCCGGCGCCGCCGACGTGCCCCGCCGGGTCGCCATGGCCAAGCTGTTCGCCACCGAGGCCGCGCAGCACGTCGTCGACACCGCCGTCCAGTTGCACGGGGCGCGGGCGCTGCGGCGGGGGCATCTGCTGGAGCACCTGTACCGGGAGGTGCGCGCGCCGCGCATCTACGAGGGGGCGAGCGAGGTGCAACGGGGGATCATCGCACGGGAGTTGTACCGGGAACGGGAGGCGTCGCGGGGGAGCGCCGGGTGA